The nucleotide sequence GAAAAGCTAGTGCATGGCTGGCGGAGATTTGCACTTCTTTATGCTGCTCATCAACCAATTGCTGGTATGTTCCTGCTGACAATTCTTTCTCACCGACCGCTGACAGCCACTTGGCGACTTCTAGTTTTTCCCGACTTGTCTGGCTCTCTTCTGCCTGTAAGATCTGCAGACTAATGTGGGTATAGAGAGTGATGAGTGTTAGAATATCCTTTTCGTTATGCTCCATTACCTTTAATATACCCTCTGGATGTTTCCTTTCTACAAAATCAAAATAAATCATTGGAGCTAAATAGCCGGGAACATCTTCTGTGCGGCAAATGTCCAACTTCTCTCTTTCAACGTTCACAAGTTTAACGGACTCCATCGAATGCTTCCACAACCTTCTAGAAGCATGGTATAAGTCAAAGTGACCAAAGCTCGGCAGTTTTGGCACATGCTCCCGGACGAGTGTATGACGGGTTTTTACTTGTGGCCAGTCAAATGACTTGCCGTTATACGTGACCAGGGTAGTATAATCCACTCTTTCCAAAAAGCTTGAATATAACGCCACCTCATTTCCCGGGGCAGGCAAAAAATGCTGACGCACAATCACTTCCTCTTCCTGTATTCTCGCATAGCCGAGCAAAAAAATCGTATTCCCGGTTCCGCCCCCTAGACCAGTCGTTTCCGTGTCGAAAAAAAACAAATCAGAAGCGGATAGGTCTTTGGCAGACAAGGGATGCGTCCCTTCCCATTCATTCCATTTAGCGATCATTTTTTTTGCATCGGAAAATGAATGTTTGCCATGTTGGAAAGAGAGCGGATAGCGCGCTTCGCGAATGAGACACCACTGATCACCAAGAACATAAGGCTTTACACCGGCTTTTTCCCACTCCTCCTTGTAAGGCAAATCCATTTGTTGAACATCCTTCTTTTCTATAGGCTTTTCCATCTCTTCTCTAACAATATGACGCTTCATCCGCTGAAGCTTTCCCGATAATCCCATTTTACTTCTCTCCCATTGTGAGAAACATCTTCAGCAGGCGGTAGGCATCCTCTTTGGCAGAACGAAGAGCGGTATCTGTGCCGATACAAGAAGGGCAACCACTCGGACAAGGACAATGACCAATAAGCTCTGCTGCCTGCTTTACAATTTCATCTAATTGATTAAAAACTTGTTCACTGAGCCCAACCCCACCTGGATAATGATCATAAACAAAGATAGTCGGCTTTTCATTGTGACTCGCTTTTACTTGCGGTACGATATGAATGTCCTGCGGATCGCACATCGCAAACAGCGGAATAATCGCCTTTAGCGAATGAGCGGCTCCAATCAGACCATTCTCTAAACGCTCTTCAGAAAACTCTTTTAGCTCGGTATTCAGTGACATCCACACTGCATTCGTATGCAGTTCCACCTCTGGCAAATGAATCGGTCCTGATCCGATATTTTCATGAGTATCAAATTTAATTTTCTTGAAGATGGTAGCCATCGCGTGAACAGCTACATCCCCATAGGAAAATGTGATGTGTTCTTTTTCTTGTTTTTTATCTTCTTCTAGTACTTGAAGCTGAACCGCTAAATTGGCATCCGTAAAGTAATCCACCTCTACCTCGCGAACATACGCTTTCTTTTCTTCCCAATCAAGCTCTTCCACTTGATATTGAATCCCTTGATGCAGATAAATGGCTTCATCATGCAGAAGCGTCATGGCACTGAACGTATCCATTTCTCCAATGACCTTATGGCTGCCTGTTATAGAAATATCAATAATAATGACATTTTCTTGCGAAGCAGAGCGCAAGCTAATGTTATGGGCTGGGAAAGAATCGTTCATCCAGAACCATTGGCCTTGATTTTCATGAAGCACTCTTTCTTCTGCTAAAAACTCAAGCACTTCCTCCACATCCGTCTCTCCAAACAGCTCTCCTTGCTTAAATGGCAGTTCATAAGCTGCACACTTTAAATGATCGACTAAGATTACTAGATTATCAGGGTTAATGCGAGCTGTTTCCGGCGTCCGCTTAAAAAAATAATCAGGATGATCAACGATAAACTGATCGAGCGGATCGGAGCTGGCAACCATGAGAACAAGCGATTCTCCGTGGCGGCGTCCTGCTCTTCCCGCCTGCTGCCAGGCACTGGCGATAGTCCCTGGATAACCAGTCATGACACAAACCTGTAGTTGGCCGATGTCTACTCCCAGCTCCAGTGCATTCGT is from Bacillus sp. PK3_68 and encodes:
- a CDS encoding ribonuclease H-like domain-containing protein encodes the protein MGLSGKLQRMKRHIVREEMEKPIEKKDVQQMDLPYKEEWEKAGVKPYVLGDQWCLIREARYPLSFQHGKHSFSDAKKMIAKWNEWEGTHPLSAKDLSASDLFFFDTETTGLGGGTGNTIFLLGYARIQEEEVIVRQHFLPAPGNEVALYSSFLERVDYTTLVTYNGKSFDWPQVKTRHTLVREHVPKLPSFGHFDLYHASRRLWKHSMESVKLVNVEREKLDICRTEDVPGYLAPMIYFDFVERKHPEGILKVMEHNEKDILTLITLYTHISLQILQAEESQTSREKLEVAKWLSAVGEKELSAGTYQQLVDEQHKEVQISASHALAFHFKKEKKWLQAVDLWEKVCSKGTLSERIEAHIELSKYYEHKKRNPSQSLHHAEAADALHDGARARLTEDLAKRKKRLQQKINR
- a CDS encoding DEAD/DEAH box helicase; translated protein: MLFRRKTLQEAIDWLRQEEAVRSNIIHWHTIPEKEATVVPLPADMAPELAAALKKRGIEQLYTHQLAAYEAARSGESFVAVTPTASGKTLCYNLPVLQSVIENDEARALYLFPTKALAQDQKSEINELIQEVGLPINSYTYDGDTPANIRQKVRKAGQVILTNPDMLHSAILPHHTKWVSLFENLKYIIIDELHIYRGVFGSHVANVLRRLQRICRYYGSDPVFICTSATIANPLELAETLTGKKIRLIDKNGAPAGKKHFVFYNPPIINKPLNIRRSAVLEVRRLAGEMLKNKIQTIVFARSRVRVEILLTYLQELVRNELGAKSIRGYRGGYLPTQRREIEKGLRNGEIYGVVSTNALELGVDIGQLQVCVMTGYPGTIASAWQQAGRAGRRHGESLVLMVASSDPLDQFIVDHPDYFFKRTPETARINPDNLVILVDHLKCAAYELPFKQGELFGETDVEEVLEFLAEERVLHENQGQWFWMNDSFPAHNISLRSASQENVIIIDISITGSHKVIGEMDTFSAMTLLHDEAIYLHQGIQYQVEELDWEEKKAYVREVEVDYFTDANLAVQLQVLEEDKKQEKEHITFSYGDVAVHAMATIFKKIKFDTHENIGSGPIHLPEVELHTNAVWMSLNTELKEFSEERLENGLIGAAHSLKAIIPLFAMCDPQDIHIVPQVKASHNEKPTIFVYDHYPGGVGLSEQVFNQLDEIVKQAAELIGHCPCPSGCPSCIGTDTALRSAKEDAYRLLKMFLTMGEK